A genome region from Aurantiacibacter sp. MUD61 includes the following:
- a CDS encoding FemAB family XrtA/PEP-CTERM system-associated protein has protein sequence MNAPFALNALTVRAADFRDPEEITRIEAFVARQGGSIFYRPAWLDAIEAGTGNCARGLVAEQGGELTGWLPLTEVHSPIFGRALTSSGFAVEGGILAEDERAVSALGLAAQELAVRLCCPTIELRGGEVGEGWDIQTESHCGFVQPLAEDDDAQLLQIPRKQRAEVRKGLKNDLTVTIGKTPRDRDAHYAVYAESVRNLGTPVLPRSLFDAVLDTLDADILTVWSDKTPVASVLSLYHDGAVLPYWGGGIWAARALRANDRMYYALMLHARERGCDRFDFGRSKTNSGAYAFKKNWGFEPEPLSYARWIAPGHEARDADPTSAKHQSRIALWKKLPLPIANRLGPIIARGLG, from the coding sequence GTGAATGCGCCCTTCGCCCTTAATGCCCTGACGGTTCGCGCGGCTGATTTTCGCGACCCGGAGGAGATTACGCGGATTGAAGCTTTTGTCGCGCGGCAAGGCGGGTCGATATTTTATCGTCCGGCGTGGCTTGATGCAATCGAGGCGGGCACGGGCAATTGCGCACGTGGTTTGGTGGCGGAGCAGGGCGGCGAGCTGACAGGCTGGTTACCGCTGACCGAAGTTCATTCACCGATCTTCGGCCGAGCTCTAACATCGAGCGGTTTTGCCGTCGAAGGTGGAATACTCGCTGAGGATGAGCGCGCGGTCAGTGCGCTTGGCTTGGCGGCGCAAGAGCTGGCCGTTCGCCTTTGCTGCCCCACAATTGAATTGCGCGGCGGAGAAGTTGGCGAAGGCTGGGACATCCAGACCGAGAGCCATTGCGGTTTCGTCCAGCCCCTCGCCGAAGACGATGACGCGCAATTGCTGCAGATCCCGCGCAAACAACGGGCAGAGGTTCGCAAAGGTCTGAAGAACGATTTGACGGTAACGATTGGCAAGACGCCGCGCGATCGCGACGCGCATTATGCAGTGTATGCCGAGAGCGTTCGCAACCTTGGTACACCCGTCTTGCCGCGCTCGCTCTTCGATGCGGTTCTGGACACGCTCGATGCCGATATCCTGACCGTCTGGAGCGATAAAACGCCCGTCGCCAGTGTTCTGTCGCTTTACCACGATGGGGCCGTGCTGCCCTATTGGGGTGGCGGGATCTGGGCCGCGCGGGCGCTCCGGGCGAATGATCGCATGTATTATGCACTCATGCTGCACGCCCGGGAGCGCGGCTGCGATCGTTTCGATTTCGGGCGCAGCAAAACGAACAGCGGTGCCTATGCCTTCAAGAAAAACTGGGGTTTCGAGCCGGAGCCTCTGTCCTACGCGCGCTGGATAGCGCCGGGCCACGAAGCCCGCGATGCAGATCCGACCAGCGCCAAACACCAGTCCCGGATTGCGCTTTGGAAGAAGCTACCGCTGCCCATCGCCAACCGCCTTGGTCCGATCATTGCGAGGGGGCTGGGGTGA
- a CDS encoding succinate dehydrogenase iron-sulfur subunit, producing MATFTLPKNSKINKNGAVHKAEGASRTKTFQIYRYDPDSGKNPSYDTFEVDLDDCGPMVLDALFKIKNEIDPTLTFRRSCREGICGSCSMNMNGKNGLACTTAIEDMKGDIRITPLPHMEVVKDLVPDFTHFYAQYASIRPWLQTVSNTPSGKERLQTPEQREQLDGLYECILCACCSTACPSYWWNSDKFLGPAILLQAYRWLADSRDEMTGERLDDLEDPFRLYRCHTIMNCANVCPKGLSPARAIAEIKKMQAERAI from the coding sequence ATGGCAACCTTCACTCTTCCCAAGAACAGCAAGATCAACAAGAACGGCGCGGTTCACAAAGCTGAAGGCGCAAGCCGGACCAAGACGTTCCAGATCTACCGCTACGATCCTGACAGCGGGAAGAACCCCAGCTACGACACGTTTGAAGTCGACCTGGACGATTGCGGCCCGATGGTCCTGGATGCTCTGTTCAAGATTAAGAACGAGATCGATCCGACGCTGACTTTCCGCCGCTCCTGCCGTGAAGGGATCTGCGGTTCGTGCTCGATGAATATGAACGGCAAGAACGGCCTCGCCTGCACCACCGCCATCGAAGACATGAAGGGCGATATCCGCATCACCCCTCTGCCGCATATGGAAGTGGTGAAGGACCTGGTGCCGGATTTCACCCATTTCTACGCGCAATACGCCAGCATTCGCCCGTGGCTGCAAACCGTCTCCAATACGCCGAGCGGCAAGGAACGCCTGCAGACGCCGGAACAGCGCGAACAGCTCGATGGCCTGTATGAGTGCATTCTGTGTGCCTGCTGCTCGACGGCGTGTCCCAGCTATTGGTGGAATTCAGACAAGTTTCTCGGCCCCGCCATCCTGTTGCAGGCCTATCGCTGGCTCGCTGACAGCCGTGACGAGATGACCGGTGAACGATTGGACGATCTGGAAGACCCCTTCCGCCTATATCGCTGCCACACGATCATGAACTGCGCCAATGTGTGCCCCAAGGGCCTGAGCCCCGCGCGCGCCATTGCCGAGATCAAGAAGATGCAGGCCGAGCGCGCCATCTAG
- the xrtA gene encoding exosortase A, with protein MPLDLASPQRAALTDRIAPQWRVPLVYLALAWAVLFALFATAWSEMALQWWDSSTYNHVLFVPLILAWLVWQRAPELAKLTPRAWWPGLVAFVGALFIWLLGDISGLATASHLGAVLALQAITVALLGPRVSWALLFPLCYAIFLLPIGEELVPALQMITADITIALTQASGIPARIDGVFIDTPAGLFEVAEACSGVKFLIAMIALGTLVAHVCFNSWPRRIGFMAVAIALPIVANGVRAWGTIYIAQSQGISFAAGFDHIFYGWIFFALVMGALLAMGWKFFDRSVEDPFIDGAAIAQNDAFNWAERFLTARRTMLVGALAIAVIALAWASAARSLEADLPVQVNLADVPGWTRVDTAQSYPWRPRASGADRRLSASYRDGEGRVIEVVLALYAAQSDGREAGGFGDGALPPDTEWRWLSATQSSDGVHGDRLQALGLHQRVAETWYRRGDWVGGSKIMLKLNTMRDKLFLQPRPTAMLILSTEQRAGEDAAQTIADFRSSTAGLGEWIDRAANTD; from the coding sequence ATGCCGCTTGATCTTGCCTCTCCCCAACGCGCGGCGCTGACGGACCGGATTGCGCCGCAATGGCGCGTGCCTCTGGTCTATCTTGCTTTGGCGTGGGCGGTTCTTTTCGCATTGTTCGCCACAGCCTGGTCCGAAATGGCGCTGCAATGGTGGGATAGCTCAACCTACAACCACGTGCTGTTCGTTCCGCTGATCCTCGCCTGGCTCGTGTGGCAGCGCGCGCCTGAACTTGCGAAACTCACTCCCCGCGCATGGTGGCCCGGCCTCGTGGCATTCGTTGGCGCGCTATTCATATGGCTGCTCGGCGATATTTCCGGTCTTGCGACCGCAAGCCATTTGGGCGCGGTGCTGGCGTTGCAAGCGATTACCGTAGCGCTGCTGGGCCCGCGCGTGTCCTGGGCGCTTCTTTTCCCGCTCTGCTACGCCATATTCCTTTTGCCGATTGGCGAGGAATTGGTCCCGGCGCTGCAGATGATCACCGCCGATATCACCATCGCGCTGACGCAGGCGAGCGGCATTCCGGCGCGAATCGATGGCGTCTTTATCGACACGCCCGCGGGACTTTTCGAGGTCGCGGAAGCGTGTTCGGGCGTCAAATTCCTTATCGCCATGATTGCGCTCGGCACCCTGGTGGCACATGTCTGCTTCAACAGCTGGCCGCGCCGCATCGGCTTCATGGCGGTTGCCATCGCCTTGCCGATCGTTGCGAATGGCGTGCGAGCGTGGGGCACGATCTACATCGCGCAGTCGCAGGGGATCAGTTTTGCTGCTGGCTTCGATCACATTTTCTACGGATGGATTTTCTTCGCTCTGGTGATGGGCGCGTTGCTGGCGATGGGCTGGAAGTTCTTCGATCGCAGCGTGGAAGACCCTTTTATCGACGGTGCGGCAATCGCTCAAAACGATGCGTTCAACTGGGCAGAGCGTTTTCTGACCGCGCGGCGCACGATGCTGGTAGGTGCGCTTGCAATCGCGGTTATTGCACTCGCATGGGCATCGGCAGCGCGCTCGCTGGAGGCGGATCTCCCCGTTCAGGTGAATCTGGCTGATGTGCCGGGTTGGACGCGTGTGGACACTGCGCAGTCATACCCCTGGCGCCCGCGTGCCAGTGGCGCGGATCGCAGGCTGTCTGCGAGTTATCGCGACGGCGAAGGCCGAGTGATTGAGGTGGTTCTCGCTCTATATGCCGCGCAGAGCGACGGGCGGGAGGCCGGCGGTTTTGGCGATGGTGCCTTGCCACCCGACACTGAATGGCGCTGGCTCTCCGCCACTCAATCCAGTGACGGGGTTCATGGAGACCGTCTACAGGCGCTCGGCCTGCATCAGCGTGTCGCGGAGACGTGGTATCGCAGGGGTGATTGGGTGGGTGGCAGCAAGATCATGCTCAAGCTCAACACCATGCGCGACAAGCTTTTTCTGCAGCCGCGACCCACCGCGATGCTGATACTCTCCACCGAGCAGCGCGCGGGCGAGGATGCGGCGCAGACCATCGCGGATTTCCGCTCATCCACCGCTGGCCTCGGCGAATGGATAGACCGCGCGGCGAACACCGATTAA
- a CDS encoding XrtA/PEP-CTERM system amidotransferase, protein MCGIAGLFHLGTIKPVDPQRVERMCDVLAHRGPDGSGVWTAPGVGLGHRRLSIIDIEGSPQPMQSADERAMIVFNGEIYNFRAVRKELEERGAQFQTEGDTEVILAAWQQWGENCVKHLDGMFAFAIYDRANRTLFLARDRLGVKPLFFTELSDGSLAFASELKGLLAHPLLRRDVDPRAIEDYMTWGYVPDHRSILYGVHKLPAGHTLLLKHDSPLPKPQQYWDVSFERRHKAKPRDLEAELLHHLQQAVESRMVADVPLGAFLSGGVDSSTVVAFMAEASRGKVKTCSIGFDVESVDESSYAEQVAQLFNTDHASRTVSSDQFDAIETIAGMFDEPFADASALPTWRVCQLARESVTVALSGDGADEAFAGYRRQVFHAHEERIRSYLPDGLRHRVMKPLGDAFPKLDWAPRPLRAKTTLQSLAGNGPEAYARALSVTPPEIRMQVFSEDQIGLMRGYRAEHPFMDLMANAPVRSGLDAAQYADLKFWLPGDILTKVDRTSMAVSLEAREPLLDHRLVEFAAGLPEGLRVKGGQGKYMLKKAMERYLPKDILYRPKQGFVTPIAEWLRGPLAGKARGIAKSAMLARTGWFDNEKLAQLAEAHIAGKSDHSRLLWQLIMLDRSLARLGIV, encoded by the coding sequence ATGTGCGGGATCGCTGGACTATTTCACCTCGGAACGATCAAGCCCGTCGACCCGCAACGGGTTGAACGGATGTGCGACGTGCTGGCTCATCGTGGGCCGGACGGGTCGGGCGTTTGGACGGCGCCGGGAGTAGGGCTGGGCCACAGGCGGCTCTCGATCATCGACATCGAAGGGTCACCGCAGCCGATGCAATCGGCGGATGAGCGGGCAATGATCGTCTTCAATGGCGAGATCTACAACTTCCGCGCCGTGCGTAAGGAGTTGGAAGAGCGGGGCGCTCAGTTCCAAACAGAGGGCGATACGGAAGTCATCCTCGCGGCGTGGCAGCAATGGGGCGAAAACTGCGTCAAACATCTCGACGGCATGTTCGCCTTTGCGATTTACGACCGGGCAAACCGTACGCTTTTCCTCGCACGTGACCGTCTCGGTGTGAAGCCGCTGTTCTTTACCGAGCTTTCCGATGGATCGCTCGCCTTTGCGTCGGAATTGAAAGGCCTTCTCGCGCACCCGCTGCTGCGCCGTGATGTCGATCCGCGCGCGATCGAGGATTACATGACCTGGGGTTATGTGCCGGATCATCGCTCGATCCTTTACGGCGTTCACAAGCTGCCGGCAGGGCATACCCTTCTGCTCAAGCACGATTCGCCATTGCCGAAACCGCAGCAATACTGGGACGTCAGCTTTGAGCGTCGTCACAAAGCAAAGCCGCGCGATCTTGAGGCGGAACTACTCCACCATCTCCAGCAGGCGGTCGAAAGCCGCATGGTGGCCGATGTACCGCTCGGCGCGTTTCTCTCTGGCGGGGTGGATAGCTCTACGGTCGTCGCTTTCATGGCGGAGGCCAGTCGCGGCAAGGTGAAGACCTGCTCGATCGGTTTCGATGTCGAGAGCGTGGACGAAAGCTCCTACGCAGAACAGGTCGCGCAGCTGTTCAACACCGATCATGCAAGCCGCACCGTTAGCTCCGACCAATTCGATGCCATCGAGACTATTGCCGGCATGTTCGATGAACCCTTCGCCGATGCAAGCGCTTTGCCGACATGGCGCGTATGCCAATTGGCGCGGGAGAGCGTGACGGTTGCGCTTTCGGGAGACGGCGCGGACGAGGCCTTTGCCGGTTATCGCAGGCAGGTGTTTCACGCGCATGAGGAGCGCATTCGATCATACCTTCCCGATGGCCTGCGGCACCGGGTGATGAAACCACTGGGGGACGCTTTCCCCAAGCTCGATTGGGCACCGCGCCCGCTGCGAGCCAAGACCACACTGCAATCGCTCGCCGGAAACGGGCCGGAGGCCTATGCCCGCGCGCTGTCCGTCACTCCGCCGGAGATCCGCATGCAGGTCTTCAGCGAAGACCAGATCGGCCTGATGCGAGGCTATCGTGCGGAGCATCCGTTCATGGATCTGATGGCCAATGCGCCGGTTCGCAGCGGGCTGGATGCGGCGCAATATGCTGATCTCAAGTTCTGGTTGCCGGGAGACATTCTCACCAAGGTCGATCGCACCAGTATGGCGGTGAGCCTCGAAGCGCGCGAGCCGCTGCTCGATCACCGGCTTGTCGAGTTCGCCGCCGGTCTGCCCGAAGGGCTCCGCGTGAAGGGCGGGCAGGGCAAGTATATGCTCAAGAAGGCGATGGAGCGCTATCTGCCGAAGGACATTCTCTATCGTCCGAAGCAAGGCTTTGTAACGCCGATCGCCGAATGGCTGCGCGGTCCACTCGCTGGCAAGGCGCGAGGCATCGCCAAGAGCGCGATGCTGGCGCGCACGGGGTGGTTCGACAATGAGAAGCTGGCGCAGCTGGCCGAGGCACATATCGCGGGTAAGTCGGACCATTCGCGCCTGCTGTGGCAACTCATTATGCTCGACCGATCGCTTGCCCGCCTGGGGATCGTCTAG
- a CDS encoding XrtA system polysaccharide deacetylase yields MNAINLDGEHADRVITNGLSVDVEDWFQVGAFEDVIERDQWATLDDRVERNVHEILDLFDEANASATFFTLGWVAERQKNLLREIVARGHEIASHGWDHERVFRMDRQTFARDIEKTRKTIEDCCGERVIGYRAPSFSIDQRTPWAFMELAEQGYLYSSSVAPVAHDHYGWAEAPRFAFNPLPWDQLVELPVTTAEFRGKRLAAGGGGFFRVLPYAFSRWAIRQVNREAEKPAIFYFHPWEIDPGQPRVSGAPIKSRLRHYTNLHRMADKLRQLIEEFSWGRIDVIAHREAARLQAEKAAQNSVAL; encoded by the coding sequence GTGAACGCGATCAATCTCGATGGGGAACACGCTGACCGGGTCATCACCAATGGCCTGTCGGTCGATGTCGAAGACTGGTTTCAGGTCGGCGCGTTCGAAGATGTGATCGAGCGCGACCAATGGGCGACGCTTGACGACCGTGTCGAGCGCAATGTGCACGAGATTCTCGACCTGTTCGATGAAGCCAATGCCAGCGCGACGTTCTTCACGCTTGGCTGGGTTGCTGAGCGGCAGAAGAACCTGTTGCGCGAAATTGTGGCGCGTGGTCACGAAATTGCGAGCCATGGCTGGGATCATGAGCGGGTGTTCCGCATGGACCGACAGACCTTTGCCCGAGATATCGAGAAGACCCGCAAGACGATCGAGGATTGCTGCGGGGAGCGCGTGATCGGATATCGCGCGCCCAGTTTCTCGATCGATCAGCGCACCCCCTGGGCTTTCATGGAGCTGGCCGAACAGGGCTATCTCTATTCCTCCAGTGTCGCACCAGTTGCGCACGATCATTATGGTTGGGCCGAGGCGCCGCGGTTTGCGTTCAATCCCTTGCCATGGGACCAGTTGGTTGAGCTTCCCGTCACCACTGCAGAATTTCGCGGAAAGCGTCTGGCGGCAGGCGGGGGAGGATTCTTTCGGGTGCTCCCCTATGCGTTCAGCCGCTGGGCGATCCGTCAGGTCAATCGCGAGGCCGAGAAGCCGGCGATATTCTACTTCCACCCGTGGGAAATCGATCCCGGCCAACCACGCGTTTCCGGCGCGCCAATCAAATCGCGGCTTCGGCATTACACCAATTTGCATCGCATGGCGGACAAGCTGCGCCAGCTGATTGAAGAATTCTCATGGGGCCGGATCGACGTGATTGCCCACCGTGAGGCAGCGCGTTTGCAGGCGGAGAAGGCTGCTCAAAACTCGGTGGCGCTGTGA
- a CDS encoding XrtA/PEP-CTERM system-associated ATPase, translating to MFDNFYGLTGKPFQLTPDPEFYFRSITHRKALSYLGYGLAQGEGFIVITGEVGSGKSTLVAHMLESLDTQQVTVAQIVTSKLDEEEIVHVVAASMGLDIEGHDKASALTEIEGFLHAEARAGRRCLLIVDESQNLSVPALEELRMLSNFQLGNHPLLQTLLLGQPEFRATLQNDGGLEQLRQRVIAAHHLEPMQKSEIEPYIIHRLKKVGWDGNPAFDQRVYAELFEASGGIPRRVNQIANRLLLLGAVEERSRIDAAMLQSVLQEMEAERAFPSAAPSALKQKDPEFEPVKAMPTVPRVDVEQFEAALAERDAQIAELQQAIVELANQTDEAAANIVNPEIEIMREQIARIEAKCFEQERSIRQTLTMLIEWIESEMDSSKAA from the coding sequence ATGTTCGACAATTTCTACGGCCTCACCGGCAAGCCATTCCAACTGACGCCCGATCCGGAATTCTATTTCCGCTCGATTACGCATCGCAAGGCGCTGTCATATCTTGGATATGGCCTGGCGCAGGGCGAGGGCTTCATTGTCATCACCGGCGAAGTGGGATCGGGTAAGTCGACGCTTGTCGCGCATATGCTCGAAAGCCTCGACACGCAGCAGGTGACGGTCGCGCAGATCGTGACCAGCAAGCTGGATGAAGAGGAAATCGTGCATGTCGTTGCTGCATCGATGGGCCTTGATATCGAAGGGCATGACAAGGCATCCGCGCTCACCGAAATCGAAGGCTTCCTTCATGCAGAGGCGCGCGCAGGCCGCCGCTGCCTGCTGATTGTCGACGAATCGCAGAACCTTTCGGTTCCTGCGCTCGAAGAGCTGCGCATGCTCTCGAATTTCCAGCTCGGCAATCACCCGCTGTTACAGACCTTGCTGCTCGGTCAGCCGGAATTCCGCGCGACGCTGCAAAACGATGGCGGGCTCGAACAGCTGCGCCAGCGCGTGATCGCGGCGCATCACCTTGAGCCGATGCAGAAGAGCGAGATCGAGCCGTATATCATCCACCGCCTCAAGAAGGTTGGCTGGGATGGTAATCCGGCGTTCGATCAGCGGGTTTATGCCGAACTGTTCGAAGCATCGGGCGGTATTCCGCGCCGGGTCAACCAGATTGCCAATCGCCTGCTTTTGCTTGGCGCAGTCGAAGAACGCTCTCGCATCGATGCCGCCATGCTACAATCGGTGCTGCAGGAGATGGAGGCCGAGCGCGCATTCCCGTCCGCCGCTCCATCCGCGCTCAAGCAAAAGGATCCCGAGTTTGAGCCGGTGAAGGCCATGCCGACCGTGCCGCGCGTGGATGTCGAGCAGTTCGAAGCTGCACTGGCAGAACGCGATGCGCAGATTGCCGAATTGCAGCAGGCGATTGTCGAACTGGCCAACCAGACCGATGAGGCTGCGGCCAATATCGTCAACCCTGAAATCGAAATCATGCGCGAACAGATCGCCCGTATCGAAGCCAAGTGTTTCGAGCAGGAGCGTTCCATTCGCCAGACGCTGACGATGCTGATCGAATGGATCGAAAGCGAAATGGATTCGAGCAAGGCCGCTTGA
- a CDS encoding SDR family NAD(P)-dependent oxidoreductase, whose protein sequence is MMAWTRAAIFGASGGIGGAMALALAERGVEVLAGSRNGDTPEHAKITPFTFDLTDEASIEAAVTAWKDNPPDLAVVSSGVLTLPDGTGPERSFAHVDKAAMEQVFRLNTIGPALIAKHVLKLFPRDGQSTFAALSARVGSIGDNGIGGWHSYRASKAALNMLIRNYAIEMGRTHKQSIIVGLHPGTVDTALSEPFQKNLPDGQLTARDEAAANLLRVLEGLKPENSGDVFDWKGERVPE, encoded by the coding sequence ATGATGGCTTGGACACGGGCAGCAATCTTCGGCGCGAGTGGCGGAATTGGCGGAGCAATGGCGCTGGCGTTGGCCGAAAGGGGTGTCGAAGTGCTCGCCGGATCGCGCAATGGCGATACGCCCGAGCACGCCAAGATCACGCCATTCACCTTCGACCTTACCGATGAAGCCAGTATCGAGGCTGCAGTCACTGCGTGGAAGGACAATCCGCCTGACCTCGCGGTCGTTTCCAGCGGAGTGCTGACCCTGCCGGACGGCACCGGGCCTGAGCGCAGCTTTGCCCATGTCGATAAGGCAGCGATGGAGCAGGTTTTTCGCCTGAACACGATTGGTCCGGCTCTGATCGCAAAGCATGTGCTCAAACTGTTTCCCCGTGATGGCCAATCGACCTTCGCAGCACTCTCCGCCCGCGTCGGCTCGATCGGCGATAACGGCATCGGCGGATGGCATTCCTACCGTGCAAGCAAGGCGGCGCTCAACATGCTGATCCGCAATTACGCGATCGAGATGGGACGGACGCATAAGCAGTCGATCATCGTGGGCCTGCACCCGGGCACAGTGGACACCGCTCTGTCCGAACCGTTTCAGAAGAACCTGCCCGATGGCCAGCTGACCGCGCGCGACGAAGCTGCGGCCAATCTGCTTAGAGTGCTGGAAGGGCTTAAGCCGGAAAATTCAGGCGATGTATTCGACTGGAAAGGTGAGCGCGTACCTGAATAG
- a CDS encoding TIGR03087 family PEP-CTERM/XrtA system glycosyltransferase: protein MSGDILFLAHRLPFPPDRGDKIRSHHILKALAEIAPVHVGCLAEDEREFAHEHELAELTASHCMPRRSKSLPLAGCEAILRREPVSFSAFRSTKLHDWVRQALERENIGAIYVFSGQMAQYAPDDWTGRLVVDLVDVDSAKFEAYAADCSGPRAWVDAREGRLLRTIEADLAGRADATLLVSEAEADLLRNRAPAGRNIRSLSNGIDCNHFDPAIVPTEPLLASVGPHYVFTGQMDYAPNVDAVTRMAHVIMPEVRRFLPDAQFHIVGRAPNRAVQALHGQNGNSVIGEVSDTRSWLAGADVVVAPLTIARGVQNKVLEAMAMARPVVVSPDAATGIPARSNQHFVIAEDDSAFIANLLRLAKETAVAEAMGTAARQFVIDHMSWPAMLADLPELVGMGTATPGERSARDAA, encoded by the coding sequence GTGAGCGGCGACATCCTGTTTCTTGCCCATCGCCTGCCGTTTCCGCCCGATCGCGGCGATAAAATCCGCTCGCACCATATTTTGAAGGCGCTGGCAGAGATCGCGCCCGTGCATGTCGGATGCCTCGCCGAGGATGAGCGCGAATTTGCACATGAGCATGAGCTGGCAGAGCTGACAGCCAGCCATTGCATGCCGCGCCGTTCAAAGTCGCTGCCGCTCGCCGGATGCGAAGCGATTTTGCGCCGCGAGCCGGTTAGCTTTTCCGCCTTTCGTTCTACGAAATTGCACGACTGGGTTCGTCAGGCGCTGGAGCGCGAAAACATCGGGGCGATCTACGTTTTCTCAGGTCAGATGGCGCAATATGCGCCGGATGATTGGACGGGCCGCTTGGTTGTCGATCTCGTCGATGTCGATTCCGCCAAGTTTGAGGCTTATGCAGCTGACTGCTCTGGACCGCGCGCTTGGGTGGATGCGCGAGAGGGCCGACTGTTGCGCACGATCGAAGCTGATTTGGCCGGCCGCGCCGATGCAACCCTGCTGGTAAGCGAAGCCGAGGCCGATTTGCTCCGCAACCGCGCGCCAGCAGGCCGGAACATCCGCTCACTTTCCAACGGCATCGATTGCAATCACTTCGATCCGGCGATCGTGCCTACCGAGCCTCTTCTCGCAAGCGTCGGGCCGCATTACGTCTTCACCGGCCAGATGGACTACGCGCCTAATGTCGATGCGGTCACGCGCATGGCTCATGTGATCATGCCCGAGGTGCGCCGCTTCCTGCCAGACGCCCAATTCCACATTGTGGGCCGTGCGCCGAACCGCGCTGTACAAGCTCTGCACGGGCAGAACGGTAACAGCGTCATTGGGGAAGTCTCCGATACGCGGTCTTGGCTCGCTGGAGCGGATGTCGTCGTGGCGCCGCTCACGATCGCGCGCGGGGTGCAGAACAAGGTTCTCGAAGCCATGGCCATGGCGCGCCCGGTGGTGGTTTCGCCCGATGCGGCAACGGGTATTCCCGCGCGCAGCAATCAGCATTTTGTGATCGCTGAAGATGACAGCGCTTTTATCGCGAACCTTTTGCGCCTCGCCAAAGAGACCGCGGTAGCCGAAGCGATGGGCACGGCAGCGCGCCAATTTGTGATCGATCACATGAGCTGGCCCGCCATGCTCGCGGATTTACCGGAGCTGGTGGGGATGGGCACAGCCACGCCGGGCGAGCGGAGCGCGCGCGATGCCGCTTGA
- the zapE gene encoding cell division protein ZapE, translated as MLARYEKLIAAGELRPDPDQRRAAVRLNQLQKELEAEQPGGLLGQLFSRKPPPPRGVYMWGGVGRGKSMLMDLFHASLGIERKRRVHFHEFMLEVDALLREEREKQTEGPVRRVAKRLAKDLRVLAFDEMVVTNTADAAIMARLFTALIEDEGVTVVATSNRPPQDLYKDGLNRSLFLPFIDLVEAKLDVVPLNGPTDYRLDRLGDIDTWHAPMGDDATAQVREAFFRLTDYEPEDAAHVPSGELDLGGGRTLFVPKSLKGVAVFSFKRLCEEDRGASDYLAIAREYHTVIVVGIPRMGPENRNEAIRFTKLIDALYEHRVKLFVTAAAGPEELYQQGDGAFEFERTVSRLKEMQSADYMAQGHGKAG; from the coding sequence GTGCTTGCTCGCTACGAGAAGCTGATTGCTGCTGGCGAGCTGAGGCCCGATCCGGACCAGCGCCGCGCTGCCGTAAGGCTCAACCAGCTGCAAAAGGAACTGGAAGCGGAGCAGCCGGGTGGCTTGCTGGGCCAGCTCTTCAGCCGCAAACCGCCGCCTCCGCGCGGTGTGTACATGTGGGGCGGTGTCGGGCGCGGGAAGTCCATGCTGATGGACCTGTTCCACGCCTCGCTTGGCATCGAGCGCAAGCGCCGCGTACACTTCCATGAGTTCATGCTCGAAGTCGACGCCTTGCTGCGTGAAGAGCGTGAGAAGCAGACCGAAGGTCCGGTGCGCCGCGTAGCCAAGCGATTGGCGAAAGATCTGCGCGTCCTCGCTTTTGACGAGATGGTGGTGACCAACACCGCCGATGCCGCGATTATGGCGCGCCTCTTCACCGCGCTGATCGAGGATGAAGGCGTAACGGTAGTCGCCACCAGCAACCGTCCGCCGCAGGACCTGTACAAGGACGGTCTCAACCGCTCGCTCTTCCTGCCCTTCATCGATCTGGTTGAAGCCAAGCTTGACGTCGTCCCGCTCAACGGTCCGACCGACTACCGGCTCGATCGGCTTGGCGATATCGACACCTGGCATGCTCCGATGGGCGATGATGCCACAGCGCAAGTGCGCGAAGCCTTCTTCCGCCTGACCGATTACGAACCTGAGGACGCAGCGCATGTCCCCAGCGGCGAACTGGACCTCGGCGGAGGGCGCACTCTATTCGTGCCAAAGAGCCTGAAAGGCGTCGCCGTGTTCAGCTTCAAGCGCCTGTGTGAAGAGGACCGCGGCGCGTCGGACTACCTCGCAATAGCCCGCGAATACCACACGGTGATCGTCGTCGGCATCCCGCGCATGGGGCCGGAGAACCGCAATGAGGCCATCCGCTTCACCAAGCTGATCGATGCGCTCTACGAACACCGGGTTAAGCTCTTCGTCACCGCAGCGGCGGGACCCGAAGAGCTCTACCAGCAGGGCGATGGAGCGTTCGAATTCGAGCGGACAGTCAGCCGCCTTAAGGAAATGCAAAGCGCCGATTACATGGCGCAGGGCCACGGCAAAGCGGGCTAG